CGGGAAGGCTGATGCCTGCCTCGCCGCATCGGTCTTTCACTTTGGCGAGTTTACCATCAGGGATGTAAAAGAGTTTTTAGCCGCAAGGGGAGTCCCGGTACGGCTCTGACAATTCATACAAAGGGTCTCAGATCAATCTCAAACCCGATCACTGGATGTTCGAGATCGAAGGCAACAATCACATCCGGATGTACTTCACCGAAGCATCCAATCTTTTGCGAGGCATGCATAATCGCACCCTGCCTGCCGGGGAGGAACGCAGGATCATCTGATCCGGCAATAGTTATGGATTCTCCTCCCAGTTCCCTCATGAATGCATCAACCGTCGCATACACCTCTGAGAAATCTGCTGCCGGATGAATCGCCACACCTGCTGCTTTCTGGTAGGTGAGTACTCCGGCATTGACATCCCCGACAGAAAAGATCCGCTGGGGCAGTTCCCGGTGCGTATTCAGCTGGAGGATCTCAAGGAGGGACGGTATGAGATCGGTTCTGATCATGGTGTTTTCTATTGAGATTGGATGGAGCACCTTCAGGGCATGATCTGAACGCGGTCTCTGCATCTGGTCATAGCTGACCCGTTCATTGGTCAGGGTAAACGGCATCACTTCGGTATACCCAAGACCAATTGCAATCTCAGAAACGATGCGGGCAAGCCGGGCTGCAGGATCCTCAGCTCCGATCGTGAAGGATGGTGGCAGGGTGGCCGGGAAGGCGGTGAAGCCAAAGGCGATGGCGACATCTTCGAAGATATCCCAGTCATGCATGATGTCGGCCCGGTAACAGGGAACAGAAACCCGCACCTTTGACCCTTCAAGCAGCTCTGCTCCAAACCGCATCTTCTCCAGCAGGGGGATGATCGAATCCGGTGTGAGATCCAGCCCAAGCAGCCGGGAACAGTCATAAACATCGATTGTCCGCTCAGCCGGGGCGAGTGTGGGGGTCTGTACCCCGTCAATTGAGACCGATTCTATTGTTCCACCGGCTTCAGCAAACGCGCAGCAGATGATCGCAACCGTGTTCTGCACAGCGCGTTCGTCTGTGCCGGTGACATCAAGAAGGATATCTGTCGTCTCCCCCGTAACCCTGGTCAGTTCCCCATTGATAATCGGTGGAAACGAAAGTACCTGGTCATTGGAATCAACGATGAGGGGAAACCGATCAAAATGCCCGACAATACCGGCATATTCCTTTCCTTTCGGATGTTTGATGAGGATCTCATCCATAGTCATCGGTTCTGAATAGTCGAGGGGGACAAACTGCCGATCACGGGGAGATGCGATATATGAAAAGGGCGGGGTTAGCATCGAGAGATCATGCACCCCGATAGCAACCTTGGAACGCCCCCGCCCGATTGCCCAGTGGAGTGCCTCCTGGAGAGCCATCAGCGACTCGATTGAGGCATCGTCAAAGGAAAGGTTCCGGATCACCGCTGATCCGAGGACCGGGCGGATGGTGGCAAGAGCCGGATCGACGGTGAAGGTGATTGCGGATTCCCTGACCCTGTACTGCGGCAGACCGGTCTCAATACCAAGGAAACCACGCATTGCACGTGCCACCCCTTCAACAGAGTACAAATCGGTTCTGTCAGGGAAGAACTCGACATCCGCATGATCCTCTTCGATCCGTTCGATGTCAGATCCGATCATCGGGAGCGCTGCAAGAACGGTATCTTTGTCAGTTTTGCAGAGCCGTTCAAGATACTCATAATTCAGTGTAATAATCGCCATCTCATGCCCTCCCATATGAGGGGTGGTTCCGTATCCAGTCGATATCGCTTTTATAGAGCTGGCGGAGATCCGTTAAGCCAAGCCTGAGCATCGCCACACGGGAGATGCCAAGGCCCCATGCAAGCACCGGATACCTGATCCCAAACGGCGAGGTCACCTCTTCACGGAAGATACCGGCACCGCCAAGCTCCACCCAGCCAAGGCCATCCACCCAGACCTCAGGCTCTACCGAGGGTTCGGTATAGGGGAAGTATGCCGGTCTGAACCGCACATCTGAGAATCCCATCCTGAGATAAAACTCTTTTAAGAAACCAAGGAGGTGGCTGAAGGTGACACCCTCATCCATGACGATACCTTCAAGCTGTTCAAACTCCGCAAGGTGTGTTGGATCGATAGACTCCCGCCGATAGACCCGGGAGAGTGAGAATGCCTTTACAGGAGGGTTTGGATGGGCTGCAAGGTACTGGATGGAGAGCGCCGTTGAGTGCGTCCTGAGAACCGATTGTTCTGCTTTTGCGACATCCCAGGTGCCGCCCCATCCTGTCGATGAGGTGTCGCCGCCATGCTCATGCATAGCACGTATCTTCTCCCAGCCGTCCGGCAGAGGCAGGGGGGAGTCGAGATAGAAGGTATCCTGCATTTCACGGGCGGGATGATCCTGTGGCTGGAAGAGGGCATCGAAGTTCCAGAACGCACTCTGGACAATGTCTCCTGAGAATTCAGTAAAGCCCATCTCAAGGAGAAGTGAGCGGACGTCATCAAGGATCCTGCGGTATGGGTGGGCCTTGCCGGGATAGATCCTTCTTGGCGGTGTGGCAAGGCTGTATGTGCGGAGGGATTCGTTTCGCCATGAGCCAGAGATGATCTGCTCGCGGGTTAAGGTTCCGACTTCAGGCCGGAGATCAAGGCCCTGCTCCACCTGGCTGGCACCTGCCTCTGTCAGAGAGATGATCCACTGCACTTCTTCAGAGACAGTGACGAGCCCCCGTGCCTTCAGTTCGCCGATATCCGCGATGTCAGGATCGCCTGATGCAATCTGCGCAAGCGCTGTCTCATCGGTGGAAGGGGTGATACCAGCTGCTTTTCGTGCAATGCCCCCCTCTATAGTAATCCATCCGTTCTTCCGCATCCACCCGATGGCCACCTTTGCCAGGGGATGCCGTGAAAGTTCAGCCATCTGGATCTCATCGTCAATTGAATCGATCACCTGCCGTTCAGGGAGGCCGTCTGCTGCGTACCTGCGGCCCTCTTCGGTAAGGTGGTATTCTAAGCAGACATCACGCCTGATCTGAACGAGCCCTCGTCCTGATGCAAGGTGTGCCCACTGGACAACCGCACCCTCATCGGTTGAGAGATCCTCTGCAAGAAGAGAGGCATCAGCAGATCCATACCGGGCAAGTGCTTTGAGGAGTCGTTTCTCATTTGCCGTCATTTCGGTCAACTAACCCACCACCATATGCGAGACTGCATCCCGTCGATCCTTAAAGTCCGAGAGGAACTCTTTCACCCGTTCAAATGTCGCCTTCTTGCATGATCCGCAGAGAAGAGAGCCGCTCATGCAGGCGGATCGGATCTCAAGGAGAAGGGTGTCGTCTTCGACCATGTGGAAACGATTCAGGAGATAGACCGGACAGGTATCAGGCTCACCACCAAACCGTACCTGCTCCTCTTTTGTCATTCTTCCTCCGGTGAGGGCCGACATCACCTTTTTCCGTACACTATCCAGAGGCTCATCGAACCAGAACAGGCTCTCTTCCACACTGCTTGACATCTTTCCCCCCTGAAGCCCCTCCATAAAAGTATGGTAGGTGGATGAGGGGGTAAAGAAGCCGTATCCGCCTTCTGCAACCTCGATTGACCGGACCTGTTCTGAGACAGCGAGGCAGTCCGCACCAGAAACATCTAT
The nucleotide sequence above comes from Methanocalculus natronophilus. Encoded proteins:
- the pheT gene encoding phenylalanine--tRNA ligase subunit beta; the encoded protein is MAIITLNYEYLERLCKTDKDTVLAALPMIGSDIERIEEDHADVEFFPDRTDLYSVEGVARAMRGFLGIETGLPQYRVRESAITFTVDPALATIRPVLGSAVIRNLSFDDASIESLMALQEALHWAIGRGRSKVAIGVHDLSMLTPPFSYIASPRDRQFVPLDYSEPMTMDEILIKHPKGKEYAGIVGHFDRFPLIVDSNDQVLSFPPIINGELTRVTGETTDILLDVTGTDERAVQNTVAIICCAFAEAGGTIESVSIDGVQTPTLAPAERTIDVYDCSRLLGLDLTPDSIIPLLEKMRFGAELLEGSKVRVSVPCYRADIMHDWDIFEDVAIAFGFTAFPATLPPSFTIGAEDPAARLARIVSEIAIGLGYTEVMPFTLTNERVSYDQMQRPRSDHALKVLHPISIENTMIRTDLIPSLLEILQLNTHRELPQRIFSVGDVNAGVLTYQKAAGVAIHPAADFSEVYATVDAFMRELGGESITIAGSDDPAFLPGRQGAIMHASQKIGCFGEVHPDVIVAFDLEHPVIGFEIDLRPFV
- a CDS encoding phenylalanine--tRNA ligase subunit alpha encodes the protein MTANEKRLLKALARYGSADASLLAEDLSTDEGAVVQWAHLASGRGLVQIRRDVCLEYHLTEEGRRYAADGLPERQVIDSIDDEIQMAELSRHPLAKVAIGWMRKNGWITIEGGIARKAAGITPSTDETALAQIASGDPDIADIGELKARGLVTVSEEVQWIISLTEAGASQVEQGLDLRPEVGTLTREQIISGSWRNESLRTYSLATPPRRIYPGKAHPYRRILDDVRSLLLEMGFTEFSGDIVQSAFWNFDALFQPQDHPAREMQDTFYLDSPLPLPDGWEKIRAMHEHGGDTSSTGWGGTWDVAKAEQSVLRTHSTALSIQYLAAHPNPPVKAFSLSRVYRRESIDPTHLAEFEQLEGIVMDEGVTFSHLLGFLKEFYLRMGFSDVRFRPAYFPYTEPSVEPEVWVDGLGWVELGGAGIFREEVTSPFGIRYPVLAWGLGISRVAMLRLGLTDLRQLYKSDIDWIRNHPSYGRA